In one Rhodohalobacter sp. 614A genomic region, the following are encoded:
- the tnpA gene encoding IS200/IS605 family transposase, with translation MADTYTQIYIQFVFAVQNRVSLIHPDWEQQLYKYITGIVQNKSHKMIAINGMPDHLHIFIGFKPVDHISELMKVVKGESTKWINEKGFVKKKFRWQAGYGAFSYSRSHIDRVYHYIMNQKEHHQRKSFLEEYTGLLEKFDVDFDERYIFKPVNG, from the coding sequence ATGGCTGATACCTACACCCAAATCTACATCCAATTCGTATTTGCCGTTCAAAACCGTGTTAGCCTGATTCACCCTGATTGGGAACAGCAGCTTTATAAATACATCACTGGTATCGTTCAAAACAAATCCCATAAAATGATTGCCATCAATGGTATGCCCGATCATTTGCACATTTTTATTGGCTTCAAACCAGTGGATCATATTTCAGAATTAATGAAAGTTGTAAAAGGAGAATCAACAAAGTGGATCAATGAAAAAGGGTTTGTAAAGAAAAAATTCAGATGGCAAGCGGGGTATGGGGCGTTTTCATATAGCCGAAGCCATATCGACCGGGTCTATCATTATATCATGAATCAAAAAGAACACCATCAAAGAAAATCTTTTCTTGAAGAATACACCGGGTTGTTGGAAAAATTTGATGTAGATTTTGATGAGCGCTACATCTTTAAACCGGTGAATGGATAA
- the tsaB gene encoding tRNA (adenosine(37)-N6)-threonylcarbamoyltransferase complex dimerization subunit type 1 TsaB, with protein MILAIETSTPVCSVALGKGSRSIIEKRMEGRSVHSERTFEFIKELLDRHELKVKDLDAVLFSNGPGSYTGLRIGASAIKGLLFQQDVPLYTLPTLLSFSIPFLEKNPPAIHAVIDARRQHLYHQKVRRTLGEIEISKSNVVEIETLQKEIKKGDVVAGTGWDRLEVESRTEINWFGTEAISAKNLVLGWNHPELKKYFKKADVESFEPEYLTLSQVNNSEL; from the coding sequence ATGATTCTTGCCATTGAAACATCCACACCGGTTTGTTCAGTTGCTCTTGGAAAGGGCAGCCGAAGCATCATCGAGAAGCGAATGGAAGGAAGATCCGTTCATTCGGAACGAACCTTTGAGTTCATCAAAGAGCTGCTGGATCGGCATGAGCTAAAAGTGAAAGATCTCGACGCGGTGCTTTTTAGTAACGGACCGGGTTCCTACACTGGGTTAAGAATTGGTGCTTCGGCGATTAAAGGACTGCTTTTTCAGCAGGATGTTCCACTCTATACATTGCCAACTCTTCTGAGTTTTTCGATTCCTTTCTTGGAGAAAAATCCACCGGCTATTCACGCTGTGATTGATGCAAGAAGGCAGCACCTCTATCATCAAAAAGTAAGGCGAACTCTGGGTGAAATTGAGATTTCGAAATCAAATGTGGTTGAAATAGAGACGCTTCAAAAAGAAATCAAAAAAGGGGATGTGGTTGCGGGAACCGGTTGGGATCGGTTGGAAGTGGAGAGTCGGACTGAAATCAACTGGTTTGGAACGGAAGCCATTTCAGCCAAGAACCTGGTTTTGGGATGGAATCATCCTGAGTTAAAAAAGTATTTCAAAAAAGCAGATGTCGAATCGTTCGAGCCGGAATACCTGACGCTGTCTCAGGTGAATAATTCTGAGCTTTAG
- the obgE gene encoding GTPase ObgE: MRFADYAKIYATAGYGGNGMAHFRREKYEPKGGPDGGDGGKGGDVILRGNPQLNTLLDLRYRKFVKAQGGQDGHTSRKQGKDGDDEILEVPMGTVAYDADSKERLGEITEDGEELVIAKGGKGGLGNWHFRSATNQTPQHAQEGEEGEERTVELELKLIADVGLVGFPNAGKSTLLSALSAAKPKIADYPFTTLEPNLGVVTSSDYRSFVMADIPGIIEDAHEGKGLGIQFLRHIERNNLLLFVVAANSDIKKEYHALLHELEAYRADLLDKPRLLAISKMDLKENYELEEDPELDDDIETVLISSATGHNMEFLKEKIWEKLQRIENEQSS; encoded by the coding sequence ATGAGATTTGCCGATTACGCTAAAATTTATGCAACTGCCGGTTATGGTGGAAATGGAATGGCTCATTTCCGGCGCGAAAAATACGAACCCAAAGGTGGCCCCGATGGCGGCGATGGCGGCAAAGGCGGTGACGTAATTTTACGTGGGAACCCGCAGTTGAATACACTTCTTGACCTTCGTTACAGGAAATTTGTGAAGGCACAAGGGGGACAGGATGGGCACACTTCCCGAAAGCAAGGGAAAGATGGTGACGATGAAATCCTGGAAGTGCCGATGGGAACGGTTGCTTACGATGCCGACTCAAAAGAACGGCTTGGAGAAATTACGGAGGATGGAGAAGAGTTGGTCATTGCCAAAGGTGGCAAAGGCGGACTCGGAAACTGGCATTTCAGAAGTGCCACCAACCAGACGCCACAACATGCCCAGGAAGGTGAGGAAGGAGAAGAACGGACGGTTGAACTCGAACTGAAACTGATTGCTGATGTTGGCCTGGTAGGTTTCCCCAATGCCGGGAAAAGCACCTTGCTTTCAGCACTTTCGGCGGCCAAGCCGAAGATTGCCGATTACCCTTTTACAACACTGGAACCGAATTTAGGTGTGGTAACCTCATCCGATTATCGAAGTTTTGTAATGGCCGATATCCCCGGAATTATTGAAGATGCCCACGAAGGAAAAGGTCTGGGAATTCAGTTCCTAAGACATATCGAGCGGAATAATTTGTTACTGTTTGTTGTGGCTGCAAATTCCGATATCAAAAAAGAATATCACGCGCTTTTGCATGAACTGGAAGCGTATCGGGCCGATCTCCTCGATAAACCACGATTGCTTGCCATCAGCAAAATGGACCTCAAGGAGAATTATGAGCTGGAAGAAGATCCAGAATTGGACGACGACATTGAAACGGTTTTGATTTCTTCTGCCACAGGCCATAATATGGAGTTCCTGAAAGAGAAAATTTGGGAGAAACTACAGCGAATTGAAAACGAACAATCATCATAG
- the accD gene encoding acetyl-CoA carboxylase, carboxyltransferase subunit beta — protein MAWFKRKDSNIQTDKKKDMPEGIWVKVPTTGETIHRRELEENNWVDPLSGYHFRIGSEEYFEILFDDNKFTEIADDILPTDPLDFEDRKKYKDRLKQTQQKTDLSDACRVGVGKLDKQDIVVACMDFAFIGGSMGSVVGERLSRAIDHAREKKFPLMIISQSGGARMMESVYSLMQMAKTSAKLALLDKEGIPFISLMTNPTTGGVTASYAMLGDFNIAEPGALIGFAGPRVIRQTIGRDLPEGFQTSEYLLEHGFLDFIVARPKLKKKISRLLKILENKG, from the coding sequence ATGGCGTGGTTTAAAAGAAAAGACAGTAACATTCAGACTGATAAAAAGAAGGATATGCCGGAAGGCATATGGGTGAAGGTTCCCACAACCGGAGAAACCATCCACCGGAGAGAACTTGAGGAAAATAATTGGGTGGATCCTCTCAGTGGATATCATTTTCGCATCGGCAGTGAAGAGTATTTTGAGATTCTGTTTGACGACAACAAATTCACGGAAATTGCCGATGATATTCTCCCAACAGATCCTCTTGATTTTGAAGATCGAAAAAAGTACAAAGATCGTTTAAAACAAACGCAGCAGAAAACAGACCTTTCGGATGCATGCCGCGTGGGTGTGGGCAAATTGGATAAACAGGATATTGTCGTTGCCTGCATGGATTTTGCGTTCATTGGAGGAAGTATGGGGTCCGTTGTTGGTGAACGCCTGAGCAGGGCTATCGATCACGCCAGGGAAAAGAAATTTCCGCTTATGATTATATCACAATCCGGTGGTGCCCGAATGATGGAAAGTGTGTACAGTCTCATGCAAATGGCTAAAACATCCGCCAAACTGGCCCTTCTTGATAAAGAAGGCATTCCATTTATTTCATTGATGACAAATCCGACAACCGGCGGAGTTACAGCGAGTTACGCGATGCTGGGAGATTTCAATATTGCCGAGCCGGGCGCTTTGATTGGTTTTGCCGGTCCGCGTGTAATTCGCCAGACGATTGGGCGGGATCTGCCGGAAGGTTTTCAAACTTCGGAATACCTGTTGGAGCACGGTTTTCTTGATTTTATAGTAGCTCGTCCTAAACTGAAGAAAAAGATTTCGAGACTGTTAAAGATTTTAGAAAACAAGGGTTGA